A portion of the Ralstonia nicotianae genome contains these proteins:
- a CDS encoding AdeC/AdeK/OprM family multidrug efflux complex outer membrane factor, with protein sequence MTRGTHALRPSPLLLRAMALAACALMTACAVGPDYKRPSADVPQQYKETAGDWKVGTPSDAITRGKWWEIFGDAQLNALEEQVAAANQNILVAEAQYRQAQALVQSARAQFFPTISASASASRSRSVRTTTNADGSLSTGSPSITNTQSLTLDASWELDLWGRIRRTVESNKASAEASAGDLASALLSAQATLAQDYFQLRVTDTQKAVLRRTVADYERFLQLTQNQYAVGVAQRSDVLTAQTQLKQTQALLLDAEVTRAQLEHAIAVLIGKSPSAFSLAPVSAATAQELPPLPDIPLEIPSTVLERRPDIAAAERRVAQANANIGVAKAAYFPTLTLGASAGLSANTLSRLATLPSRIWSIGPTLAATLFEGGALNAAVNKAGAAYDAAVGTYRQTVLGAFQDVEDNLAALRWQAQEFDVQNDAVQSAQEAAQLDLNRYRAGTISFLEVITAQATAYTAERTLLTLQGKRYSAAVLLVKALGGGWHGEVPAVGPAAARAASATAPAQ encoded by the coding sequence ATGACAAGAGGCACCCACGCCCTCCGACCCTCCCCGCTGCTGCTGCGCGCGATGGCGCTGGCCGCCTGCGCGCTGATGACGGCCTGCGCCGTCGGCCCCGACTACAAGCGCCCGTCGGCCGACGTGCCGCAGCAGTACAAGGAAACCGCCGGAGACTGGAAAGTCGGCACCCCGAGCGATGCCATCACCCGCGGCAAATGGTGGGAGATCTTCGGCGACGCGCAGCTCAACGCGCTCGAAGAGCAGGTGGCCGCCGCCAACCAGAACATCCTGGTGGCCGAGGCGCAATACCGTCAGGCACAGGCGCTGGTGCAGTCGGCGCGCGCGCAGTTCTTCCCGACCATCAGCGCGAGCGCCTCGGCCAGCCGCAGCCGCTCGGTGCGCACCACCACCAATGCCGACGGCAGCCTGTCCACCGGCTCGCCGAGCATCACCAACACCCAGAGCCTGACGCTCGACGCCAGCTGGGAACTGGACCTGTGGGGCCGCATCCGCCGCACGGTGGAGTCCAACAAGGCCAGCGCCGAAGCCAGCGCCGGCGACCTGGCCTCGGCGCTGCTCTCGGCCCAGGCGACACTCGCGCAGGATTACTTCCAGTTGCGGGTCACCGATACGCAGAAGGCCGTCCTGCGGCGCACCGTGGCCGACTACGAGCGCTTCCTGCAGCTGACGCAGAACCAGTACGCGGTCGGCGTGGCGCAGCGCTCCGACGTGCTCACCGCGCAGACGCAGCTCAAGCAGACCCAGGCGCTGCTGCTCGACGCCGAGGTCACGCGGGCGCAGCTGGAGCACGCGATCGCCGTGCTGATCGGCAAGTCGCCCTCGGCGTTCTCCCTGGCGCCGGTCAGCGCCGCGACCGCGCAGGAACTGCCGCCGCTGCCCGACATTCCGCTCGAGATCCCGTCGACGGTGCTGGAGCGCCGGCCCGACATCGCCGCGGCCGAACGGCGCGTGGCGCAGGCGAATGCCAATATCGGCGTCGCCAAGGCAGCCTATTTCCCGACCCTCACGCTGGGCGCCTCCGCCGGCTTGTCGGCCAATACGCTGTCGCGGCTGGCAACGCTGCCCAGCCGCATCTGGTCGATCGGCCCGACGCTGGCCGCCACCCTGTTCGAGGGCGGCGCCCTCAACGCGGCGGTGAACAAGGCCGGCGCCGCCTACGATGCGGCCGTCGGCACCTACCGCCAGACCGTGCTCGGCGCCTTCCAGGACGTCGAGGACAACCTCGCCGCGCTGCGCTGGCAGGCCCAGGAATTCGACGTGCAGAACGATGCCGTCCAATCCGCCCAGGAAGCGGCCCAGCTCGACCTCAACCGCTACCGCGCGGGCACCATCAGCTTCCTCGAAGTCATCACCGCCCAGGCCACCGCCTACACCGCGGAACGAACGCTGCTGACGCTGCAGGGCAAGCGCTATTCGGCCGCCGTGCTGCTGGTCAAGGCGCTGGGCGGCGGCTGGCATGGCGAAGTCCCGGCGGTGGGCCCGGCCGCCGCCCGGGCGGCCTCCGCCACCGCGCCCGCGCAATAG
- a CDS encoding MdtB/MuxB family multidrug efflux RND transporter permease subunit produces the protein MNPSRIFILRPVATTLLMVAILLSGLVAYRMLPLSALPEVDYPTIQVTTLYPGASPDVMTSSITAPLERQFGQMPGLKQMTSASSGGASVITLQFDLSLSLDIAEQEVQAAINAAGNLLPTDLPMPPIYSKVNPADAPILTLAITSRTLPLPKLEDIVDTRVAQKLSQLPGIGLVSISGGQRPAVRIQANTQALAALGLSIDDIRTAIGNANVNGAKGSFDGPMRASTIDANDQLRSAAEYGTMIVAYKNGAPIRLTDVAQIIDGAENSKLAAWANTTPAIILNVQRQPGANVIDVVNRAKALLPQLKDTLPANIDVAVLTDRTTTIRASVADVQFELLLAVALVVMVIFLFLRNIPATIIPAVAVPLSLVGTFGVMYLAGFSVNNLTLMALTIATGFVVDDAIVMIENIARYIEDGDPPMEAALKGARQIGFTIISLTFSLIAVLIPLLFMSDVVGRLFREFAITLAVSILISAVVSLTLTPMMCARLLRHIPEPEQTRFYHAAGQFFDNVIAQYGRMLQWVLDRQRTTLLVAIGTLALTGLLYVYVPKGFFPVQDTGVIQGISDATQSISFPAMAERQQKLAEVILKDPAVESLSSFIGVDGTNTTLNSGRMLINLKPKDARDADATEIIQRLQPELAKVGGISLFMQPVQDLTIEDRVSRTQYQFTVEDPDPNNLSKWVPRLVERLQQTGELRDVASDLQDNGLRAYVQIDRDKAAVYGVTTAAVDSALYSAYGQRLISTIFTQSNQYRVVLEAAPQLQKGPQSLYDLRVASTGGQQVPLGAFATVVEQPGSLVVNHQGQFPSATISFNLASGASLGAAVDAINAAEQAIGLPASMQTSFQGAALAFQSSLSNELWLILAAIITMYIVLGVLYESTIHPVTILSTLPSAGVGALLSLLVSGKDMGIIAIIGIILLIGIVKKNAIMMIDFALEAEREQGMAPRDAIYQACLLRFRPILMTTMAALLGALPLMLGTGVGSELRQPLGITMVGGLLVSQVLTLFTTPVIYLAFDSLGHRLRDWRERRAARRTGADQSGSQP, from the coding sequence ATGAATCCCTCCCGAATCTTCATCCTGCGGCCCGTGGCGACGACCCTGCTGATGGTCGCCATCCTGCTGTCGGGCCTGGTGGCGTACCGGATGCTGCCGCTGTCCGCGCTGCCGGAGGTGGACTACCCCACCATCCAGGTGACGACGCTCTACCCGGGCGCCAGCCCCGACGTGATGACCTCGTCGATCACCGCGCCGCTGGAGCGCCAGTTCGGCCAGATGCCGGGCCTCAAGCAGATGACCTCCGCCAGCTCGGGCGGCGCGTCCGTCATCACGCTGCAGTTCGACCTGTCGCTGTCGCTCGACATCGCCGAGCAGGAGGTGCAGGCGGCCATCAACGCGGCCGGCAACCTGCTGCCGACCGACCTGCCGATGCCGCCGATCTACAGCAAGGTCAACCCGGCCGATGCGCCGATCCTGACGCTGGCCATCACCTCCAGGACGCTGCCGCTGCCCAAGCTGGAAGACATCGTCGACACGCGCGTCGCGCAGAAGCTGTCGCAGCTGCCGGGCATCGGCCTGGTGAGCATCAGCGGCGGGCAGCGGCCGGCGGTGCGCATCCAGGCCAACACGCAGGCGCTGGCGGCGCTCGGGCTGTCGATCGACGACATCCGCACCGCCATCGGCAACGCCAACGTCAACGGCGCCAAGGGCAGCTTCGACGGGCCGATGCGCGCCTCCACCATCGACGCCAACGACCAGCTGCGCTCGGCCGCCGAATACGGCACGATGATCGTCGCCTACAAGAACGGCGCGCCGATCCGCCTGACCGACGTGGCGCAGATCATCGATGGCGCCGAGAACAGCAAGCTGGCCGCCTGGGCCAACACCACGCCGGCGATCATCCTCAACGTGCAGCGCCAGCCGGGCGCCAACGTGATCGACGTGGTCAACCGCGCCAAGGCCCTGCTGCCGCAGCTCAAGGACACCCTGCCCGCCAACATCGACGTGGCGGTGCTGACCGACCGCACCACCACCATCCGCGCCTCCGTGGCCGACGTGCAGTTCGAGCTGCTGCTGGCGGTGGCGCTGGTGGTGATGGTGATCTTCCTGTTCCTGCGCAACATACCGGCCACCATCATCCCGGCGGTGGCGGTGCCGCTGTCGCTGGTGGGCACCTTCGGCGTGATGTACCTGGCCGGCTTCTCGGTCAACAACCTCACGCTGATGGCGCTGACCATCGCCACCGGCTTCGTGGTGGACGACGCCATCGTCATGATCGAGAACATCGCCCGCTACATCGAAGACGGCGACCCGCCCATGGAAGCCGCGCTCAAGGGCGCCAGGCAGATCGGCTTCACCATCATCTCGCTGACGTTCTCGCTGATCGCCGTGCTGATCCCGCTGCTGTTCATGAGCGATGTGGTGGGGCGGCTGTTCCGCGAGTTCGCCATCACGCTGGCGGTGTCGATCCTGATTTCCGCGGTGGTCTCGCTCACGCTCACGCCGATGATGTGCGCGCGCCTGCTGCGGCACATTCCCGAGCCCGAGCAGACCCGCTTCTATCACGCCGCCGGCCAGTTCTTCGACAACGTGATCGCGCAATACGGCCGCATGCTGCAATGGGTGCTGGACCGCCAGCGCACCACGCTGCTGGTCGCCATCGGCACGCTGGCGCTGACGGGGCTGCTGTACGTCTACGTGCCCAAGGGCTTCTTCCCGGTGCAGGACACGGGCGTGATCCAGGGCATCTCGGATGCGACGCAGTCGATCTCGTTCCCGGCCATGGCCGAGCGGCAGCAGAAGCTGGCCGAGGTGATCCTCAAGGACCCGGCGGTGGAGAGCCTGTCGTCGTTCATCGGCGTGGACGGCACCAACACCACGCTCAACAGCGGCCGCATGCTGATCAACCTCAAGCCCAAGGACGCGCGCGACGCCGATGCCACCGAGATCATCCAGCGCCTGCAGCCGGAGCTGGCCAAGGTGGGCGGCATCTCGCTGTTCATGCAGCCGGTGCAGGACCTGACCATCGAAGACCGCGTCAGCCGCACGCAGTACCAGTTCACGGTGGAAGACCCCGACCCGAACAACCTGTCCAAGTGGGTGCCCAGGCTGGTGGAGCGCCTGCAGCAGACCGGTGAGCTGCGCGACGTCGCCAGCGACCTGCAAGACAACGGCCTGCGCGCCTACGTGCAGATCGACCGCGACAAGGCCGCCGTCTACGGCGTCACCACGGCGGCGGTGGACAGCGCGCTGTACAGCGCGTACGGCCAGCGCCTGATATCGACCATCTTCACCCAGTCGAACCAGTACCGCGTGGTGCTGGAGGCCGCTCCGCAGCTGCAGAAGGGGCCGCAGTCGCTGTACGACCTGCGCGTGGCGTCCACCGGCGGCCAGCAGGTGCCGCTGGGCGCCTTCGCCACGGTGGTGGAGCAACCGGGCTCGCTGGTGGTCAACCACCAGGGCCAGTTCCCGTCGGCCACCATCTCGTTCAACCTGGCGAGCGGAGCGTCGCTGGGCGCGGCGGTCGACGCGATCAACGCCGCCGAGCAGGCGATCGGCCTGCCGGCCAGCATGCAGACCAGCTTCCAGGGCGCGGCGCTGGCGTTCCAGTCGTCGCTGTCCAACGAGCTGTGGCTGATCCTGGCCGCCATCATCACCATGTACATCGTGCTGGGCGTGCTGTACGAGAGCACGATCCACCCGGTGACGATCCTGTCGACGCTGCCCTCGGCGGGCGTGGGCGCGCTGCTGTCGCTGCTGGTCTCCGGCAAGGACATGGGCATCATCGCCATCATCGGCATCATCCTGCTGATCGGCATCGTCAAGAAGAACGCGATCATGATGATCGACTTCGCGCTGGAGGCCGAGCGCGAGCAGGGCATGGCCCCGCGCGATGCCATCTACCAGGCGTGCCTGCTGCGCTTCCGGCCGATCCTGATGACGACCATGGCGGCCCTGCTGGGCGCCCTGCCCCTGATGCTGGGCACCGGCGTGGGCTCCGAGCTGCGCCAGCCGCTGGGCATCACCATGGTGGGCGGGCTGCTGGTCAGCCAGGTGCTGACGCTGTTCACCACGCCGGTCATCTACCTGGCCTTCGACAGCCTGGGCCACCGCCTGCGCGACTGGCGCGAGCGCCGCGCCGCCCGCCGCACCGGCGCTGACCAGTCCGGCAGCCAGCCATGA
- a CDS encoding multidrug efflux RND transporter permease subunit, with protein sequence MNLSATFIARPVATALLTIGVALAGIAAFNLLPVSPLPQVDFPTISVNASLPGASPETMAATVATPLERSLGRIAGITEMTSQSALGSTRVTLQFDLSRDIDGAARDVQAAINASRSLLPSGLPSNPTYRKVNPADAPIMILGLTSDTKSRGELYDAASTILAQKLSQITGVGQVNIGGASLPAVRVELNPTALNKYGISTETVRTVITATNANKPKGMLEAGNRVWTLYANDQARHAEEYKPLIIAYRNGAPVRLSDVAEVTDSVQDIRNYGSANGKPSVLLIINRQPGANIIDTVDRINAILPYLRNTIPAQINLDVMMDRTPTIRASLRDVERTLMLSIGLVIMVVYLFLRNLRATLIPSVAVPVSLIGTFGVMYLCGYSLDNLSLMALTVATGFVVDDAIVVLENVSRHIENGMRPMQAALKGAREVGFTVVSMSFSLIAVFIPLLMMGGIVGRLFREFAVTLSVAILVSLAISLTTTPMMCARLLKPASEEEPGWFHRKTEGFFNLLLDGYRHSLAWALRHSWLTLLILLATVCLNGYLYVVVPKGFFPQQDVGRLMGFIQADQAISFQAMRTKLVDFIHIVQQDPAVENVVGFTGGSQINSGQMFIQLKPLAERKLSADQVINRLRGKLAREPGANLFLQAVQDIRIGGRPSNAQYQYTLQADNLEELRAWEPKIRQALTQIKSLVDVNTDAQDKGQQTALVFDRDKAMALGITPKDIDNALNNAFGQRQVSTIYNPLNQYRVVMEAAPQYWQNPEGLRDIYLITASGAQVPLSTFSHYGPTNTPLAVNHQGQFAASTLSFNLAPGASLSAATQQIQDAMNRIGVPTTVHGSFQGTARAFQDSLSSQPVLILFALITIYIVLGVLYESYVHPITILSTLPSAGVGALLALIVTDTDFSVIALIGVILLIGIVKKNAIMMIDFALEAERSQGMSPADAIFHACVLRFRPILMTTMAALLGALPLALGHGDGAELRQPLGISIVGGLLVSQILTLYTTPVVYLALDRLRLRRGGRVKDAPLPALDSQGS encoded by the coding sequence ATGAACCTGTCCGCCACCTTCATCGCCCGGCCGGTCGCCACCGCGCTGCTGACCATCGGCGTGGCGCTGGCCGGCATCGCGGCGTTCAACCTGCTGCCGGTGTCGCCGCTGCCGCAGGTGGACTTCCCCACCATCTCGGTCAACGCATCGCTGCCCGGCGCCAGCCCCGAGACCATGGCCGCCACCGTGGCGACGCCGCTGGAGCGCTCGCTCGGCCGCATCGCCGGCATCACCGAGATGACCTCGCAGAGCGCGCTGGGCTCGACGCGCGTGACGCTGCAGTTCGACCTGTCGCGCGACATCGACGGCGCGGCACGCGACGTGCAGGCCGCCATCAACGCCTCGCGCAGCCTGCTGCCCTCGGGCCTGCCGAGCAACCCGACCTACCGCAAGGTCAACCCGGCCGACGCGCCGATCATGATCCTGGGGCTGACCTCCGACACCAAGTCGCGCGGCGAGCTGTACGACGCGGCCTCGACCATCCTGGCGCAGAAGCTGTCGCAGATCACGGGCGTGGGGCAGGTCAACATCGGCGGCGCATCGCTGCCGGCGGTGCGGGTGGAGCTGAACCCGACGGCACTGAACAAGTACGGCATCTCGACCGAGACCGTGCGCACCGTCATCACCGCCACCAACGCCAACAAGCCCAAGGGCATGCTGGAAGCCGGCAACCGCGTCTGGACGCTCTACGCCAACGACCAGGCCAGGCACGCCGAGGAGTACAAGCCGCTCATCATCGCCTACCGCAACGGCGCGCCCGTGCGCCTGTCGGACGTGGCCGAGGTGACCGACAGCGTGCAGGACATCCGCAACTACGGCTCGGCCAACGGCAAGCCCTCGGTGCTGCTGATCATCAACCGGCAGCCGGGCGCCAACATCATCGACACGGTCGACCGCATCAACGCCATCCTGCCCTACCTGCGCAACACCATCCCCGCCCAGATCAACCTGGACGTGATGATGGACCGCACGCCCACCATCCGCGCCTCGCTGCGGGACGTCGAGCGCACGCTGATGCTGTCGATCGGGCTGGTCATCATGGTGGTCTACCTGTTCCTGCGCAACCTGCGCGCCACGCTCATCCCCAGCGTGGCGGTGCCGGTGTCGCTGATCGGCACCTTCGGCGTGATGTACCTGTGCGGCTACAGCCTCGACAACCTCTCGCTGATGGCGCTGACGGTGGCCACCGGCTTCGTGGTCGACGACGCCATCGTGGTGCTGGAGAACGTCTCGCGCCACATCGAGAACGGCATGCGACCGATGCAGGCCGCGCTCAAGGGGGCGCGCGAGGTCGGCTTCACGGTGGTGTCGATGAGCTTTTCGCTGATCGCCGTGTTCATTCCGCTGCTGATGATGGGCGGCATCGTGGGGCGGCTGTTCCGGGAGTTCGCGGTCACGCTGTCGGTGGCGATCCTGGTGTCGCTGGCGATCTCGCTGACCACCACGCCGATGATGTGCGCACGCCTGCTCAAGCCCGCCAGCGAGGAAGAGCCCGGCTGGTTCCACCGCAAGACCGAGGGCTTCTTCAACCTCCTGCTCGACGGCTATCGCCATTCGCTGGCGTGGGCGCTGCGCCACAGCTGGCTGACGCTGCTGATCCTGCTGGCCACGGTGTGCCTGAACGGCTACCTGTACGTCGTGGTGCCCAAGGGCTTCTTCCCGCAGCAGGACGTGGGCCGCCTGATGGGCTTCATCCAGGCCGACCAGGCGATCTCGTTCCAGGCCATGCGGACCAAGCTGGTCGATTTCATCCACATCGTCCAGCAGGACCCGGCGGTGGAGAACGTGGTCGGCTTCACCGGCGGCAGCCAGATCAACAGCGGGCAGATGTTCATCCAGCTCAAGCCGCTGGCCGAGCGCAAGCTGTCGGCCGACCAGGTCATCAACCGCCTGCGCGGCAAGCTCGCGCGCGAGCCCGGTGCCAACCTGTTCCTGCAGGCCGTGCAGGACATCCGCATCGGCGGCCGCCCCAGCAACGCGCAGTACCAGTACACGCTGCAGGCCGACAACCTCGAAGAGCTGCGCGCCTGGGAGCCGAAGATCCGGCAGGCGCTCACGCAGATCAAGTCGCTGGTGGACGTCAACACCGACGCGCAGGACAAGGGCCAGCAGACCGCGCTGGTGTTCGACCGCGACAAGGCGATGGCGCTGGGCATCACGCCCAAGGACATCGACAACGCGCTCAACAACGCCTTCGGCCAGCGCCAGGTGTCGACCATCTACAACCCGCTCAACCAGTACCGGGTCGTGATGGAGGCCGCGCCGCAGTACTGGCAGAACCCGGAGGGGCTGCGCGACATCTACCTGATCACCGCGTCGGGCGCCCAGGTGCCGCTGTCCACCTTCTCGCACTACGGGCCGACCAACACGCCGCTGGCGGTCAACCACCAGGGCCAGTTCGCCGCCAGCACGCTCTCGTTCAACCTGGCGCCCGGCGCCTCGCTGTCGGCCGCCACGCAGCAGATCCAGGACGCCATGAACCGCATCGGCGTACCGACCACGGTGCACGGCAGCTTCCAGGGCACGGCGCGGGCGTTCCAGGATTCGCTCTCCAGTCAGCCGGTGCTGATCCTGTTTGCGCTGATCACCATCTACATCGTGCTGGGCGTGCTGTACGAGAGCTACGTGCACCCGATCACGATCCTGTCGACGCTGCCGTCGGCGGGGGTGGGCGCGCTGCTGGCGCTGATCGTCACGGACACCGACTTCTCGGTCATCGCGCTGATCGGCGTGATCCTGCTGATCGGCATCGTCAAGAAGAACGCGATCATGATGATCGACTTCGCACTGGAGGCCGAGCGCAGCCAGGGCATGAGCCCGGCGGACGCCATCTTCCACGCCTGCGTGCTGCGCTTCCGCCCGATCCTGATGACGACCATGGCCGCGCTGCTGGGCGCGCTGCCGCTCGCGCTCGGCCACGGCGACGGCGCGGAGCTGCGCCAGCCGCTGGGGATCTCCATCGTCGGCGGGCTGCTGGTCAGCCAGATCCTGACGCTCTACACCACGCCGGTGGTCTACCTGGCGCTCGACCGGCTGCGCCTGCGCCGCGGCGGCCGCGTCAAGGACGCACCGCTGCCCGCACTGGATTCGCAAGGAAGCTGA